A single Phragmites australis chromosome 4, lpPhrAust1.1, whole genome shotgun sequence DNA region contains:
- the LOC133914751 gene encoding carboxylesterase 15-like: MMLSGENDHAWRREYGAYARVCLGRRQEEAPVVVYFHSSSSCISSYVWSIFHVASTKLTVGLGTIVLSTNYHLVSEHRLPATINVTVMVLLWLHDEAGADPWLAEVADVSRVFIACESAGGVLAHHMKVHFSGASTALQQSPDGAEDELLVGQRPSSRWDSTMHDGRVGWWRPVEVVAWVLGWRRKEIPCAGT, translated from the exons ATGATGCTCTCCGGCGAGAACGACCACGCATGGAGACGGGAGTACGGCGCGTACGCGCGTGTCTGCC TCGGACGCCGGCAAGAGGAAGCCCCTGTCGTGGTCTATTTCCACAGTAGCAGCTCCTGCATCAGCTCCTACGTGTGGTCGATCTTCCACGTCGCCTCCACCAAGCTCACCGTAGGGCTGGGCACCATCGTTCTGTCTACAAACTACCACCTCGTGTCGGAGCACCGCCTGCCTGCCACCATCAACGTCACGGTCATGGTCCTCCTTTGGCTCCACGATGAGGCCGGGGCCGACCCCTGGCTCGCCGAGGTCGCTGACGTGAGCAGAGTCTTCATCGCCTGTGAatcagcaggaggtgtcctcGCGCACCACATGAAGGTCCACTTCTCCGGCGCGTCGACCGCGCTCCAACAGTCTCCCGATGGGGCGGAAGACGAGCTCCTGGTGGGGCAGAGGCCGAGCTCGCGGTGGGACTCGACGATGCACGACGGGAGGGTGGGGTGGTGGCGACCGGTAGAGGTCGTCGCTTGGGTGCTGGGTTGGCGCAGGAAGGAGATTCCCTGCGCGGGAACTTGA
- the LOC133914349 gene encoding transcription factor bHLH147-like encodes MASTSSSTAVEERGRKRKRSAGGESTAAAPAEAQPFKWRTRRVHEVYSSNLLEAIRFVRAGFSSAAAATATATQPRSRAVREAADRALAVAARGRTHWSRAILASRRRRLQAVRRARLRNPTSPPSRHAPAADAASAQGSGTKTPPLARKAKVLGRLVPGCRKLPFPALLAEASDYIAALEMQVRAMTALAEALSAVSSSSPNGGSSSPA; translated from the coding sequence ATGGCGTCCACGTCGAGCTCAAcggcggtggaggagagggGGCGGAAGCGGAAGCGCAGCGCTGGTGGGGAGTCCAcggcggccgcgccggcggagGCGCAGCCGTTCAAGTGGCGGACGCGGCGGGTGCACGAGGTCTACTCGTCCAACCTCCTCGAGGCGATCCGCTTCGTTCGCGCCGGGTTTTCTTCTGCcgccgcggcgacggcgacggcgacccaACCGCGCAGCAGGGCTGTGCGCGAGGCGGCAGACCGCGCGCTCGCAGTCGCGGCGCGAGGGCGCACGCACTGGAGCCGCGCAATCCtcgcctcccgccgccgccgcctccaggcCGTACGCCGCGCGCGCCTCCGCAACCCCACCTCCCCGCCTTCGCGCCACGcccccgccgccgacgccgcctcggcgcaggggAGCGGCACAAAGACGCCGCCGCTGGCGAGGAAGGCGAAGGTGCTGGGGCGGCTAGTGCCCGGCTGCCGGAAGCTGCCGTTCCCGGCTCTCCTCGCCGAGGCCTCAGACTACATCGCGGCGCTCGAGATGCAGGTCCGCGCCATGACGGCCCTCGCCGAGGCGCTCTccgccgtctcctcctcctcccccaacggcggctcctcctcgccaGCGTGA